In the Flagellimonas sp. HMM57 genome, one interval contains:
- a CDS encoding RHS repeat domain-containing protein gives MGLGWNLNANAVIRRKINGFDDLLDLANASPFLQSKGYIYSPSVNINSSIPNQKLTVSDSTMISNSYSNRQALDMEPDLFTVSLFGRSYSFTLSKWDGNSEFIYGINHDNAELVIRYYVDDQRFEIVDAHGFTYYFDSKERSDPYRSQENPFYLPDLGGSPNIENEVLARDQVGVIAIDLSKVRNAIMSFHLDSISSPFKRKLHFEYEDGLYFTYPNYSHSITINPNGGGANAKQVYSYTGNVTNSFSVGCNITVIKAKYLKRIHGDFGEVEFELENRDDLYNWEIHDEITGFLHPNALPNASLGTIYATKQRRLSKIIVQNRVGEQIKLANLHYSYFNADKISDAEPERYLRLKLDKVEIDDRDYHFDYLYENSLPAKDSPSVDFWGFYNGETNIGNNNKVLRAPSFGRYVRYSPGAGAPKADNKYVIYEGATRSSNFKYGKIGLLKTVYHPTKGRTEFEYEGNRVTVETPTNPGNVHYNSTDYKYSYQYLERAELQKSGGVTINGFFTIQGAGTVPGDNIVVRAVVSCGNYGQGGGNCSTGNPLDLLLITNLNNPSEVYGTMTTNGLSYDSQTSLEGTLSLPNGTYSLSINPQASPVGLSVSITDAYIIDIPPSEDLLVKEYEVGGARINSITDYGSDGQFVSKRTYDYSKYTVTNTLLSSGLLMDELVYHSIYGAFDYTPEGYSDTFFNMGGSGLLNGPGNHIGYTQVTEKKVDSTENQLGSNTSLYYNQPNQHVLRYVGNVPEYGWYNYNNNLGGDNFVSYGNVYYLGLTPNSNAHLNGKLFWETVYNNNDRVVQETINQYSTHEVGITDAAKVYFSGSSLAPIAHYAIYPMYQRVALLDSTVTKQYFNENTATPDIVSSTVIQEYGNKNSLWPSIHFWPTRTTTINSEGENLIKETLYPMQSSGPYMSELIAANRRAQPVEVKVYNGTTFLGEQITEYGPLNVLSDKYKPKNIVTKKEGSSEQQQITYDLYDDYGNLLQYTLNDGTHVSYVWGYDNKLYPVAKVHNAEWVNVQQSLTSGENAELLNSTTSETRMRQLLDKIRAALPDAFVTTYTYKQGVGISTMTDPRGYTTTYGYDGSQRLEKVRDADGNILSDTQYEYKTAVQN, from the coding sequence GTGGGTCTGGGATGGAACTTAAACGCCAATGCGGTAATCCGTCGAAAGATAAATGGGTTTGATGACCTGTTGGATTTGGCCAATGCTTCACCATTCCTTCAAAGCAAAGGCTATATATATTCGCCATCGGTCAATATTAATTCAAGTATTCCCAACCAAAAACTTACTGTTAGCGATTCTACAATGATTTCTAATTCATATTCGAATCGTCAGGCTTTGGATATGGAACCTGATCTTTTTACAGTAAGCCTTTTTGGAAGAAGTTATTCTTTCACGCTATCAAAATGGGATGGTAATAGTGAGTTCATCTATGGCATTAACCACGATAATGCCGAACTGGTCATCCGTTATTACGTGGACGACCAACGGTTTGAGATTGTCGATGCCCATGGCTTTACCTACTATTTTGATAGTAAGGAGCGCTCTGATCCCTATCGTTCACAAGAAAACCCTTTTTATTTACCAGATCTTGGTGGTTCACCAAACATTGAAAATGAAGTTCTTGCCAGAGATCAAGTAGGAGTTATCGCTATAGATTTAAGTAAAGTAAGGAATGCCATTATGTCCTTCCACCTGGACAGTATATCATCGCCCTTTAAGCGGAAACTGCACTTTGAATATGAAGATGGACTTTATTTTACCTACCCAAACTATTCCCATAGTATAACCATTAACCCAAATGGTGGAGGGGCTAACGCCAAACAGGTTTATAGTTATACAGGAAATGTGACCAATAGTTTTTCGGTCGGCTGCAACATTACGGTAATCAAAGCCAAGTACCTTAAACGTATCCATGGGGATTTCGGGGAAGTGGAATTTGAATTGGAAAATAGGGATGACCTTTATAATTGGGAGATACATGACGAGATTACAGGTTTCTTGCATCCCAATGCTCTTCCCAACGCATCTTTGGGAACTATTTATGCAACTAAACAGCGTCGACTGTCAAAAATCATCGTACAGAACAGGGTGGGTGAGCAAATTAAGCTTGCTAATCTGCATTATAGTTATTTCAATGCTGACAAGATTTCCGATGCCGAGCCCGAGCGTTATTTGCGCTTAAAGTTAGACAAGGTCGAGATTGATGATAGGGATTACCATTTTGATTACCTGTATGAAAATAGCCTGCCCGCTAAAGATTCTCCTTCAGTCGACTTTTGGGGCTTTTACAATGGCGAAACAAATATTGGCAATAATAACAAAGTTTTAAGAGCACCTTCCTTTGGCCGATATGTAAGATATAGTCCTGGAGCAGGAGCACCAAAGGCAGATAACAAATATGTCATTTATGAAGGAGCTACCCGTAGTAGTAATTTTAAGTATGGCAAAATAGGGTTGTTAAAAACAGTTTACCACCCTACCAAAGGACGCACGGAGTTTGAATATGAAGGCAACCGTGTTACAGTGGAAACCCCTACAAACCCCGGGAACGTACATTATAATTCTACTGACTATAAGTACAGTTACCAATATCTTGAGCGAGCTGAGCTGCAAAAATCGGGAGGAGTTACTATAAATGGCTTTTTTACCATTCAAGGGGCAGGTACTGTTCCTGGAGATAATATTGTTGTAAGAGCAGTTGTTAGTTGTGGCAATTATGGACAGGGAGGCGGTAATTGTTCCACCGGTAATCCATTGGATCTCCTTCTCATTACCAATTTAAACAATCCATCTGAAGTTTATGGAACGATGACCACCAATGGTTTGTCTTATGACTCACAGACAAGTCTTGAAGGTACTTTAAGTCTCCCAAATGGGACCTATAGTTTGTCCATCAATCCACAAGCCAGCCCTGTTGGACTTTCTGTATCCATTACTGATGCTTATATAATTGATATTCCTCCGAGTGAAGACCTATTGGTCAAAGAGTATGAGGTGGGTGGAGCACGTATAAACAGTATCACGGACTATGGTTCCGATGGTCAATTTGTCTCAAAACGCACTTATGATTACAGCAAATACACGGTTACCAATACTTTGCTTTCATCGGGCTTATTGATGGACGAATTGGTCTACCATTCCATTTATGGCGCTTTTGACTATACACCAGAGGGATACAGCGATACATTTTTTAATATGGGTGGCTCTGGCTTGCTCAACGGTCCTGGCAACCATATTGGTTATACCCAGGTCACTGAGAAGAAGGTCGATTCTACCGAGAATCAATTGGGGAGCAATACCAGTCTGTATTATAACCAGCCCAATCAGCATGTACTGCGCTATGTTGGAAATGTGCCAGAATATGGCTGGTACAATTATAACAATAACTTAGGGGGAGACAATTTTGTTTCCTATGGTAATGTCTATTACCTGGGTCTTACCCCAAATTCTAATGCCCATCTAAATGGCAAGCTTTTTTGGGAGACCGTTTATAACAATAATGATAGGGTGGTGCAAGAGACCATCAATCAGTACTCCACTCATGAAGTGGGGATAACGGACGCGGCCAAAGTATATTTCAGCGGCTCATCATTGGCTCCCATAGCACATTACGCCATTTATCCCATGTACCAAAGGGTCGCTTTATTGGATAGTACTGTGACCAAACAGTATTTCAATGAAAATACCGCAACTCCAGATATAGTTTCTTCAACTGTGATTCAAGAGTATGGGAATAAAAATAGCCTATGGCCTTCCATACATTTTTGGCCAACACGTACTACAACTATAAACAGTGAAGGGGAGAACCTAATAAAAGAAACCCTTTACCCAATGCAGAGTAGTGGTCCATATATGTCTGAACTTATCGCTGCAAATAGACGCGCACAACCTGTGGAAGTTAAAGTATATAATGGCACTACTTTTTTAGGGGAGCAAATTACAGAATATGGTCCTTTGAATGTACTTTCAGATAAATACAAGCCAAAAAACATAGTTACAAAAAAAGAAGGTAGTTCTGAACAGCAACAAATTACATACGATCTCTATGACGATTATGGAAATTTACTTCAATATACCCTGAATGATGGCACCCATGTTTCGTATGTGTGGGGATACGATAACAAACTTTATCCTGTTGCCAAAGTACATAATGCAGAATGGGTAAATGTGCAACAATCGTTGACCAGCGGAGAAAATGCAGAACTTCTAAATAGTACTACCTCAGAAACACGGATGCGGCAATTGTTGGATAAGATCAGGGCAGCTTTGCCGGACGCTTTTGTAACCACATATACCTACAAACAAGGCGTGGGTATAAGCACCATGACAGACCCTAGGGGTTATACCACGACCTATGGGTATGATGGTTCTCAACGATTGGAAAAGGTTAGGGATGCTGATGGGAATATCCTATCGGATACCCAGTATGAATATAAGACCGCCGTTCAGAACTAA
- a CDS encoding DUF6443 domain-containing protein, whose protein sequence is MKKLERNLMRILIGIFCGISLPFNATGQSITISGDQSVFVGEQRVYNLSAAGANLSEITWSVNSGNGTVISTSTNNYQATIRFDVAGPATIYASARNLSAPYTSYITGNLSVTVAGPETPDNPTIKSNSCGTAVIRSNFNGGAPSGYRWYWQGKSSTSKSTSLGYSNEFTLNNGSGTYYLRARHTASGAWSENPSSVTVTIKEFTNGGSIEVQGSNNVICYNGTPPFLVNDVLAQGTSNPGTSYIWQYANSSSGPWVDTNGTSRWSYIPPTGLTTDRWYRRKVTSCGGQVKYSNVLMVDVRPQLAPGGISGAQTICYSGNPGTIGSTATASNGEGGYIYQWQVSANNSSWSNVSGATSTSYNPPGNMVSSRWYRRRVISCGQTKYTNKVKITVRSALTSGSTSGNQNICYGGNPSQISSTANPINGNTYSYQWQVSTNNSSWSNISGATAKSYTPPSNATSDRWYRRRVISCGQTKYTTAVLMDVGPVLTAGSIGGAQTICSGENAGNLASSSLASGGNNSYTYQWQISSNNGSWSDVSGATGTSYDPTTNLTSNRWYRRKVSSCGQVAYTASKKITVIGALAAPTGASTVEGCEYGNLNVSLVPASGGNTIRWYTAPTGGTHIDQGTLALTEVAIGSIYYGSTYAYAGCESSTRKQVTITAAPANSCGAPDSGNQDTFISGDTNMFVGEERTYTMTPPVGLEDIVWTVPSNKGTILSYSANKYSVTIKYDAPGEYTIGVSGKESNAVTNYITSSLKVFVVGPQAPPTPLIAQNACGELVLKHNGTPETGFRWYWQGKSSTNKNTSQGYATEFHANSGTGTYYLRNYHVASQSWSASPSSRNVTAINQFAGGSIAFYSNSSNQICYNGDPPDLVNSDLPPGRITTETSYSWEYADSANGPWSPAGEANGFYYDPPSGLTADRWYRRKVTSCSGEVRYSNVLGVEVTGGTQAPQGAGSYGICPGGTLDIDLTVGNGNVVRWYINQTTTNHLEEGILTLNGASIGSSFYASSYNTTSGCESDRVLVTITVEPLANCTNNGPDLGTDPDINLTISGDNYVYTRAYQTGQATAPNFFTPNDDLIQQITYFDGVGRGIQQIGMDHSPQKQDIVTHMEYDGYGRVVKEYLPYASSQGTPGSLKTGNLAHINTWYDVSKYENTQNPFSEKGFEQSPLNRVYKQAAPGNDWAMGQGNEIEFGYETNTAADNVRQFEVSLAVSGDTYVPTLVENSTNLAYGDGELYKSVTKDENHTSGNDHTSEAFTNKQGQVVLKRTYESDQPHDTYYVYDDHGNLSFVLPPLMEATTTAIGTLISNMPELGYQYVYDHRNRLVAKQIPGKEKEYIIYNRADQPIMTQDANQRTSGEWLFTKYDAFGRVAYTGKATSTVGTTRTAVQDEVDGLTGNLWAARSAQTTFGGADISYNDGAYPTTTTTQAQLTEILTINYYDDYDFDRANEPGPPAGVFGEPMDSRTKGLATGSKIKVLDVSPARWITTVTRYDDKARPIYTYSENAYLGTVDRVGTKLDFVGRALKVRSSHSRNNATIVTLDNFAYDHVGRLLRQTQCIGDATLGESCNSATTDTSLVFSTQVTGSRTDIAASSIILRPGFHVVAAPGLSYTAKIDTQFAHELIVYNDYDELGQLVRKKVGGTSGTTFATTTGNLQTVDYAYNIRGWLKQINDPASIGTDLFAFSIAYNSPSHGATALYNGNITETEWRTANTDNSLRWYKYEFDALNRIESATDNTGMYSLSGVSYDKMGNIQTLQREGWTNNSPSLVNNTGLGLMDDMIYTYNGNQLQAVDEATNASATFGFVDGTELTTEYTYDANGNMVRDLNKGIGTTGIDGITYNHLNLPVEVKFDNDDLKKITYIYDDSGIKLQKTVTDGSSVTTTDYAGNYIYENGTLQFFNQPEGYITPNWNGGYDYVYQYKDHLGNVRLSYTDADNNGSIDASNEITKETNYYPFGLSHKGYNGNVSPLGNSVAQRFKFGGKEYDESLELETYDFGSRNYMPDIGRWGNMDPLAEFMRNQSPFNFGFNNPIYFSDFAGTIPWPVPEMFRNWYRRLGSPFGPRTRNGRTRNHNGVDINFSGGYNTDYGAPILATHSGTVVRIHSTNEGAAGRYIEIESPDGSFMTRYLHLSSIAVEEGQEINEGQTIGLLGGSGFGYDKKIKGGKGTYWAHLHYEIHRNGSPINPVGSDGALIDPQRWIPQMGPFINAEAYNFGSSWGIFDIPFTTPDQGGQTSSSGSSSGSSSSGSSTTREPVSPVPVNQQPITPIPVTPPSGGGGTIPTPSPTPTPPPAPIPRPNCVDCGF, encoded by the coding sequence ATGAAAAAATTAGAAAGGAATTTAATGAGAATTCTGATTGGAATCTTTTGTGGCATATCATTACCTTTTAATGCTACAGGTCAGAGTATAACTATTTCAGGAGATCAAAGTGTTTTTGTAGGGGAACAACGGGTGTACAACTTATCTGCAGCGGGAGCAAACCTTAGTGAAATTACATGGTCCGTTAACAGTGGAAATGGAACTGTAATCTCAACTTCTACCAATAATTATCAAGCAACTATTCGTTTTGATGTTGCTGGACCAGCTACTATTTATGCTTCGGCCAGAAATCTTAGTGCGCCTTATACAAGTTATATTACAGGTAACCTTTCAGTTACCGTAGCCGGCCCAGAAACGCCAGATAACCCAACCATCAAGAGTAATTCCTGCGGTACTGCTGTGATTAGATCTAATTTCAATGGTGGTGCTCCATCCGGTTATCGTTGGTATTGGCAGGGCAAGAGCAGCACCAGTAAAAGTACCTCGTTGGGATACTCCAATGAATTTACATTAAACAATGGTTCGGGAACATACTATCTAAGGGCACGGCATACGGCTTCAGGAGCGTGGAGTGAGAATCCATCATCTGTAACAGTAACCATTAAGGAATTTACCAATGGGGGAAGTATTGAAGTACAGGGCTCAAACAACGTCATATGCTATAATGGAACTCCACCTTTCTTGGTGAATGACGTTTTAGCTCAAGGGACTAGTAACCCGGGCACATCATATATATGGCAATATGCAAATAGCAGCAGCGGACCGTGGGTAGATACCAATGGAACTTCCAGGTGGTCTTATATTCCTCCCACTGGTCTAACTACAGATCGTTGGTATCGTAGAAAGGTAACTTCTTGTGGGGGGCAGGTAAAATATTCAAATGTGTTGATGGTTGATGTTCGACCACAACTTGCTCCTGGCGGTATTAGTGGTGCACAAACTATTTGTTATTCTGGAAATCCAGGTACAATAGGCAGCACGGCAACGGCAAGTAATGGTGAGGGAGGCTACATTTACCAATGGCAAGTTTCCGCAAATAATAGCAGCTGGTCCAATGTTAGTGGAGCAACATCTACAAGCTACAACCCGCCCGGAAACATGGTTTCAAGTAGATGGTACAGGCGGAGGGTTATTTCCTGTGGTCAGACGAAATATACAAATAAAGTAAAAATAACGGTGCGTTCGGCATTGACCTCTGGTAGTACAAGTGGCAACCAAAACATTTGTTATGGGGGAAATCCAAGTCAAATAAGTAGTACCGCCAATCCTATCAACGGAAATACGTACAGTTATCAATGGCAGGTTTCCACAAACAATAGCAGCTGGTCCAATATTAGTGGAGCAACTGCAAAAAGCTATACACCGCCTAGCAATGCTACCTCAGATCGTTGGTATAGGCGGAGGGTCATCTCTTGCGGACAAACAAAATATACAACTGCTGTACTCATGGATGTTGGTCCTGTTTTGACTGCTGGGAGCATTGGTGGGGCACAAACAATCTGTTCAGGTGAAAATGCAGGTAACTTGGCAAGTTCCTCACTTGCAAGTGGTGGTAACAATAGCTATACCTATCAATGGCAAATTTCTTCTAACAATGGCAGTTGGTCAGATGTTTCTGGAGCTACAGGAACCAGCTATGACCCAACTACAAACCTTACATCAAATCGCTGGTATCGTCGTAAAGTAAGTTCTTGTGGACAAGTAGCCTATACAGCTTCAAAAAAGATTACCGTTATTGGAGCGCTTGCTGCTCCTACGGGCGCCAGTACTGTTGAAGGTTGTGAATATGGTAACTTGAATGTTTCCCTTGTCCCAGCAAGTGGCGGAAATACCATAAGATGGTATACGGCACCAACAGGAGGTACTCACATAGATCAGGGAACATTAGCACTAACTGAAGTAGCCATAGGGAGTATTTATTATGGTAGTACATACGCTTATGCTGGTTGTGAATCCAGTACAAGAAAGCAAGTAACCATAACTGCAGCTCCGGCAAATAGTTGTGGAGCTCCAGATTCAGGTAACCAGGATACCTTTATTTCTGGAGATACCAACATGTTTGTAGGCGAAGAGCGGACCTATACGATGACTCCTCCCGTTGGTTTGGAAGATATTGTATGGACTGTTCCCAGTAACAAGGGAACCATCCTGTCATATTCAGCCAATAAATACTCGGTTACGATTAAATACGATGCTCCGGGGGAATATACAATTGGTGTTTCCGGAAAAGAAAGCAATGCCGTAACAAATTATATAACCAGTAGCCTTAAGGTATTTGTAGTTGGACCCCAAGCACCGCCTACTCCATTGATAGCTCAAAATGCCTGTGGAGAGCTTGTGCTAAAACACAATGGAACACCGGAAACGGGCTTTCGATGGTACTGGCAAGGTAAGAGCAGTACCAATAAAAATACCTCACAGGGCTATGCCACTGAATTTCACGCAAATTCGGGTACTGGAACGTATTATCTTAGGAACTATCACGTGGCCTCACAATCGTGGAGTGCCTCACCAAGTTCCAGAAATGTTACTGCTATCAATCAATTTGCAGGAGGAAGTATAGCCTTTTATTCAAATAGTAGCAACCAAATCTGTTATAATGGAGACCCACCAGATTTAGTGAATAGTGATTTACCGCCCGGAAGGATCACCACGGAAACATCATACAGTTGGGAATATGCAGATAGCGCAAATGGGCCATGGAGCCCCGCCGGAGAGGCAAATGGGTTTTATTATGACCCACCATCGGGTTTAACTGCAGATCGTTGGTACCGTAGAAAGGTCACTTCCTGTAGTGGGGAAGTAAGATACTCCAATGTTTTGGGGGTAGAAGTTACTGGTGGTACGCAAGCACCGCAAGGAGCTGGTAGTTATGGAATCTGTCCCGGAGGTACACTGGATATAGATCTAACCGTTGGTAATGGTAATGTTGTACGTTGGTACATCAACCAAACTACTACCAACCATCTAGAGGAAGGTATACTAACATTAAATGGCGCAAGTATTGGAAGCTCTTTTTATGCCAGTTCCTATAATACAACCTCTGGTTGCGAATCAGATAGAGTATTGGTTACCATCACTGTAGAACCCTTGGCCAATTGCACCAATAATGGGCCAGATTTGGGCACGGACCCAGACATCAACCTAACGATTAGCGGTGATAACTATGTCTACACCAGAGCATACCAAACGGGGCAGGCTACGGCACCTAATTTCTTTACGCCAAATGATGACCTTATACAACAGATTACCTATTTTGATGGTGTAGGGCGTGGCATCCAGCAAATAGGGATGGACCACTCTCCCCAAAAACAGGACATTGTTACCCATATGGAATACGATGGTTATGGACGTGTTGTAAAGGAGTATTTACCCTACGCAAGTTCGCAGGGAACGCCCGGGAGTCTAAAAACCGGAAACTTGGCCCATATCAATACGTGGTATGATGTCTCTAAATACGAAAATACCCAAAACCCGTTCTCAGAAAAAGGATTTGAGCAATCCCCATTGAACAGGGTATACAAACAAGCGGCCCCAGGGAACGACTGGGCAATGGGTCAAGGCAACGAGATAGAGTTTGGCTACGAAACCAATACCGCTGCGGACAATGTGCGCCAATTTGAGGTAAGCCTTGCTGTAAGCGGAGACACCTATGTGCCCACTTTGGTGGAAAACAGCACCAATTTGGCATATGGTGATGGAGAACTTTATAAAAGTGTAACAAAAGATGAAAACCATACTAGCGGAAACGACCATACCTCAGAAGCATTTACCAATAAACAAGGCCAGGTAGTGCTAAAACGCACCTATGAAAGTGACCAACCACACGATACCTATTATGTGTACGATGACCATGGTAACCTGAGCTTTGTATTGCCCCCCCTGATGGAGGCGACCACAACAGCCATAGGAACTCTGATCAGCAATATGCCGGAATTGGGATACCAATATGTGTACGATCACAGAAATAGATTGGTAGCAAAGCAAATTCCAGGCAAAGAAAAAGAGTACATCATCTACAATAGGGCGGACCAACCCATTATGACCCAAGATGCCAATCAAAGAACATCTGGAGAATGGCTCTTTACCAAATACGATGCCTTTGGCAGGGTGGCCTATACGGGCAAGGCCACTTCAACGGTGGGCACCACCCGAACAGCGGTACAGGATGAAGTGGACGGCCTTACTGGGAATCTATGGGCTGCCCGAAGTGCTCAGACCACTTTCGGTGGCGCCGATATCTCCTACAATGATGGGGCCTATCCAACAACTACCACCACACAGGCACAACTGACCGAAATATTGACCATCAATTATTATGACGATTACGATTTTGATAGGGCGAACGAACCTGGACCACCTGCTGGTGTGTTTGGTGAACCCATGGATTCCAGGACCAAGGGCCTGGCCACGGGCAGCAAGATCAAGGTATTGGACGTTTCACCCGCCAGATGGATCACCACCGTGACGCGCTATGACGATAAGGCAAGACCCATCTATACCTATAGCGAAAATGCATATCTTGGTACGGTGGACAGGGTAGGGACAAAACTTGATTTTGTGGGCAGGGCCCTAAAGGTACGGAGCTCACATAGTAGGAACAATGCGACCATAGTTACGTTGGACAATTTTGCCTATGACCATGTGGGGCGGTTGTTAAGACAGACCCAATGCATAGGGGACGCGACCCTTGGGGAAAGCTGCAATAGTGCCACTACGGATACATCCCTTGTTTTCAGTACCCAAGTGACCGGTTCCCGAACGGATATTGCTGCCAGCAGTATTATCCTTCGCCCTGGCTTTCACGTAGTGGCAGCCCCTGGTTTGAGCTACACTGCCAAGATCGATACCCAATTTGCACACGAGCTGATCGTTTACAACGACTATGATGAACTCGGACAACTGGTACGGAAAAAAGTTGGGGGCACATCCGGAACCACCTTTGCCACCACCACAGGAAACCTACAGACGGTGGACTATGCCTATAACATAAGGGGATGGTTAAAACAGATCAACGATCCGGCCAGTATAGGGACGGACCTCTTTGCCTTCAGCATTGCCTATAACTCACCCTCCCACGGAGCAACCGCACTGTACAATGGTAATATTACGGAAACCGAGTGGAGGACGGCGAACACGGATAATTCTTTGAGGTGGTATAAATATGAATTTGATGCGCTGAACAGGATAGAAAGCGCCACAGACAATACAGGCATGTATAGCCTCTCTGGGGTAAGCTATGACAAAATGGGCAACATACAGACCTTGCAACGGGAAGGTTGGACAAACAATAGCCCCTCTTTGGTAAACAATACTGGTTTGGGCTTGATGGATGACATGATCTATACCTACAATGGCAACCAATTACAGGCAGTAGACGAAGCAACAAACGCCAGCGCTACTTTTGGTTTTGTGGATGGGACAGAATTGACAACGGAGTATACCTATGATGCCAACGGCAATATGGTGCGCGACCTGAACAAGGGAATAGGAACTACAGGTATCGATGGCATAACCTATAACCATTTGAACCTGCCCGTGGAAGTAAAGTTCGATAACGACGATCTGAAAAAGATTACCTATATTTATGACGATTCGGGCATCAAGTTGCAAAAGACGGTGACCGACGGAAGTTCTGTGACAACTACGGATTATGCGGGTAACTACATTTATGAAAACGGTACATTACAGTTCTTTAACCAGCCTGAGGGGTACATTACCCCAAATTGGAATGGAGGTTATGACTATGTATACCAGTACAAGGATCACTTAGGAAACGTACGGTTATCATACACTGATGCCGATAACAACGGAAGTATCGATGCTTCAAACGAGATAACAAAGGAGACCAACTATTATCCCTTCGGATTGTCCCATAAGGGCTATAACGGAAATGTAAGTCCGCTGGGCAATTCTGTTGCGCAACGATTCAAGTTCGGAGGCAAGGAGTATGATGAATCTTTGGAATTAGAGACTTATGATTTTGGCAGTAGAAATTACATGCCCGATATAGGAAGATGGGGTAATATGGATCCCTTGGCAGAATTTATGCGAAACCAGTCACCTTTTAACTTTGGGTTCAACAACCCCATATATTTCAGTGATTTTGCGGGCACGATTCCATGGCCAGTACCTGAAATGTTTAGAAACTGGTATAGAAGGTTAGGTAGTCCTTTTGGACCAAGAACTAGAAATGGGAGAACTAGAAACCACAATGGGGTAGATATTAATTTTTCCGGAGGATATAATACAGATTATGGCGCTCCAATTCTTGCAACTCATTCTGGTACTGTTGTAAGAATCCACTCAACCAATGAGGGAGCTGCAGGGCGTTATATAGAAATAGAGTCTCCTGATGGGAGTTTTATGACCAGATATCTTCACTTAAGTTCTATAGCTGTTGAAGAAGGCCAAGAGATTAATGAAGGGCAAACAATAGGATTGCTAGGAGGTTCTGGATTTGGCTATGATAAAAAAATAAAAGGAGGTAAAGGAACCTATTGGGCACACTTACATTACGAAATCCATAGAAATGGAAGTCCCATCAATCCTGTAGGATCTGATGGTGCTTTAATAGATCCCCAACGATGGATACCCCAAATGGGGCCATTTATAAATGCAGAGGCTTATAATTTTGGTTCAAGTTGGGGCATATTCGATATCCCGTTTACGACTCCAGACCAAGGAGGGCAAACCAGTAGTTCTGGTTCTTCCAGTGGTAGCAGTAGTAGCGGTAGTTCAACAACCAGAGAACCTGTTTCTCCTGTTCCCGTTAATCAACAACCTATCACGCCGATACCAGTTACGCCTCCATCAGGTGGTGGGGGTACAATCCCTACACCATCACCAACACCAACACCACCGCCCGCTCCGATACCAAGACCAAACTGTGTGGACTGTGGATTTTAA
- a CDS encoding DUF4348 domain-containing protein, whose protein sequence is MTKIKLTVFVLIMLGASSCKQGPSNKDVSSSTIESPVLSEKVANQKEEKEQIIKPIEMAKDCNQTFDAFFERFAKDSVFQKNRVKYPLEWFYYKDVTDKTTTVEIVEYGSFNYVDFTKDKEAFNSEYDKYEVEIEKKENHNLYKLLGIDNGIHVTYKFSLIDDCWYLVEILDEST, encoded by the coding sequence ATGACAAAAATAAAATTGACCGTATTTGTTTTGATAATGTTGGGAGCATCTTCCTGTAAACAGGGGCCCAGTAATAAAGATGTCTCTTCAAGTACCATTGAATCGCCTGTATTGAGCGAGAAAGTGGCCAATCAAAAAGAAGAGAAAGAACAAATAATTAAACCCATCGAAATGGCCAAAGACTGCAATCAGACCTTTGATGCTTTCTTCGAAAGATTTGCCAAGGACAGTGTCTTTCAAAAGAACAGGGTAAAATATCCTTTAGAATGGTTTTATTATAAGGACGTAACTGATAAAACCACTACAGTGGAAATTGTTGAATATGGTTCCTTTAATTACGTGGATTTTACCAAAGACAAGGAGGCTTTTAATAGTGAGTATGATAAATACGAAGTTGAAATTGAGAAAAAGGAAAATCATAATCTATATAAATTACTTGGAATAGACAATGGTATCCATGTAACCTATAAGTTCAGTTTGATAGACGACTGTTGGTATCTGGTGGAGATATTGGACGAATCCACGTAA
- a CDS encoding M23 family metallopeptidase, whose amino-acid sequence MHLGRTGHRGIDLAAPSGTNVNTAARGKVVKVGWDSDGYGRYIVIQHADEYYTLYAHLEKGGSLVKVGDNVSNGQLIATSGNTGGSTRPHLHFEIIKANSLKGVFNKSNKVDPQSIYDLD is encoded by the coding sequence ATGCATCTAGGGCGAACAGGGCATAGAGGTATTGATTTGGCTGCCCCATCAGGAACAAATGTTAACACAGCAGCAAGAGGCAAAGTGGTAAAAGTAGGATGGGATTCTGATGGTTATGGTAGGTACATAGTTATTCAACATGCAGATGAATACTATACTCTTTATGCCCATTTGGAAAAAGGTGGTTCGTTGGTAAAGGTTGGGGATAATGTTTCGAATGGACAATTGATAGCTACATCCGGAAATACAGGAGGTAGTACGAGGCCACATTTACATTTTGAGATTATTAAAGCAAATTCTTTGAAGGGTGTCTTTAATAAATCAAATAAAGTTGATCCTCAATCAATATATGATTTGGATTAA